The following coding sequences lie in one Sphingomonas sp. M1-B02 genomic window:
- a CDS encoding SPOR domain-containing protein, giving the protein MKSNISLTAALSLLLAACGGGRSYSNYAPEPAGPPEPTTWRTADGSLRSRPADDFGPPADGPAPYIAPGADYAAPGAGYTPPRPNAAPPPPRPFTPPPAPQDGMIDPAAGATGPSGSSRPGPGETRYDELGYAGVRPVAGGGAADAAVVAVHRSLPVNTIVEVTALDTGRTILVLITGTMDTGAYPMALSAGAARQLGVDGAQSIAVRVRRVAAAPQDVAALRAGQPAAARPDTPPILLTALRKRLPAAAAAAPTRPAPAPGRATRPPAPPRAARAPAGSGYFVQVAALSNARNAQALAQSMRGFVKQGGGLHRVQLGPFATQREAETARAGAVRAGYRDARVFAVN; this is encoded by the coding sequence ATGAAGTCGAACATTAGCCTGACGGCAGCCCTCAGCCTCCTTCTCGCCGCCTGCGGCGGGGGACGCAGCTATTCCAACTACGCGCCCGAGCCCGCCGGCCCGCCGGAGCCGACGACGTGGCGCACAGCCGACGGTTCGCTCCGCTCGCGCCCGGCCGATGATTTCGGACCTCCAGCGGACGGCCCGGCGCCCTATATCGCCCCGGGGGCGGACTATGCGGCCCCTGGCGCGGGTTATACTCCGCCACGCCCCAATGCCGCCCCGCCGCCGCCACGGCCCTTTACGCCGCCGCCGGCGCCGCAGGACGGCATGATCGATCCTGCCGCCGGTGCCACCGGGCCCAGCGGCTCCTCGCGTCCCGGCCCGGGCGAAACGCGCTACGACGAGCTCGGTTATGCCGGCGTGCGCCCGGTCGCGGGCGGCGGCGCGGCCGATGCCGCCGTGGTCGCGGTCCACCGCTCGCTCCCCGTCAACACGATCGTCGAAGTCACCGCGCTCGATACCGGACGCACGATCCTCGTCCTGATCACCGGCACGATGGATACGGGCGCCTATCCGATGGCGCTTTCCGCGGGCGCCGCCCGCCAGCTGGGGGTCGATGGCGCCCAGTCGATTGCGGTGCGCGTGCGCCGGGTCGCCGCAGCGCCGCAGGATGTCGCCGCGCTGCGCGCCGGACAACCCGCCGCCGCCCGTCCCGATACGCCCCCCATACTCCTCACTGCACTCCGCAAGCGGCTTCCGGCCGCCGCCGCTGCGGCACCGACGCGCCCGGCGCCGGCGCCCGGCCGCGCCACGCGCCCGCCCGCACCCCCGCGTGCTGCGCGCGCGCCTGCCGGCAGTGGCTATTTCGTGCAGGTCGCCGCACTTTCGAACGCGCGCAACGCGCAAGCGCTTGCCCAAAGCATGCGCGGCTTCGTAAAGCAGGGCGGAGGGCTCCATCGCGTGCAGCTCGGTCCCTTCGCGACGCAGCGGGAGGCCGAGACGGCACGGGCCGGGGCCGTACGCGCGGGTTATAGGGACGCGCGCGTTTTCGCCGTCAACTGA
- a CDS encoding lytic murein transglycosylase: MLNLRTLLGRFATLGVAVVAAAPAGAPAIAQDESGFQAYLQTLGRQAVSEGVSRRTVDAVIPTLSYNARVVELDRQQPETRPNAPIPAFAPYKARHVDAARIGQGQVAYRRQRAKLERIERETGVPESVMVAIWGHETNYGRVMGGFDLPRALASLAYEGRRRALFSSEFIATLKMIDRGVPRDKLVGSWAGAFGGPQFLPSVYLRLAVDGDGDGMADIWSSEADTLASIGNYLSNAGWRAGQPWGFAVSVPQGLNRAALASTTVSPRCPRVHERHSRWKTMAEWRALGMVPTGRGWPADSVQATLLEPDGPGKTAYLLTGNYRVILDYNCSNFYALSVGLLADEVEH, from the coding sequence ATGTTGAACTTGCGTACCCTGTTGGGAAGATTTGCGACGCTCGGCGTGGCGGTGGTGGCGGCGGCGCCCGCCGGGGCTCCGGCGATCGCCCAGGATGAATCGGGCTTTCAGGCCTATCTGCAGACGCTGGGCCGCCAGGCGGTGTCGGAGGGCGTCAGCCGCCGCACCGTCGATGCGGTGATCCCGACCTTGTCCTACAATGCCCGCGTGGTCGAGCTTGATCGTCAGCAGCCCGAAACGCGCCCCAACGCGCCGATCCCGGCCTTCGCGCCCTATAAGGCCCGCCATGTCGATGCGGCGCGGATCGGGCAGGGGCAGGTGGCCTATCGCCGCCAGCGCGCGAAGCTCGAACGGATCGAGCGCGAGACCGGCGTGCCCGAATCGGTGATGGTCGCGATCTGGGGGCATGAGACCAATTACGGCCGCGTGATGGGCGGCTTCGATCTGCCCCGCGCGCTGGCCAGCCTGGCCTATGAGGGGCGTCGGCGAGCCCTGTTCTCGTCTGAATTCATCGCCACGCTCAAGATGATCGATCGCGGCGTGCCGCGCGACAAGCTGGTCGGCAGTTGGGCAGGGGCCTTCGGCGGCCCGCAATTCCTGCCTTCGGTCTATCTGCGCCTCGCGGTCGACGGCGATGGCGACGGGATGGCCGATATCTGGAGCAGCGAAGCCGATACGCTCGCCTCGATCGGCAACTATCTCTCCAACGCCGGCTGGCGCGCCGGTCAGCCCTGGGGCTTCGCGGTCAGCGTGCCGCAGGGGCTGAACCGTGCCGCGCTGGCGAGCACCACCGTCTCGCCGCGCTGCCCGCGCGTGCATGAGCGTCACAGCCGCTGGAAGACGATGGCGGAGTGGCGCGCGCTCGGCATGGTGCCCACCGGGCGCGGTTGGCCCGCCGATTCGGTGCAGGCGACCCTTCTCGAGCCCGACGGCCCCGGAAAGACCGCTTATCTGCTCACCGGAAATTATCGCGTCATCCTCGATTATAATTGCTCGAATTTTTACGCTTTGTCGGTAGGTCTGCTCGCCGATGAAGTCGAACATTAG